The nucleotide sequence CAATACAGACGAACCACGGTACCTGCGTGAGGCGCGGGAATTTCCACCAATGCCTTGTCCGTCATTACCTCGGCGACCGCCTGATCTTCCTCGATCACATCGCCTTCCTTGATCAACCACTTGACCAGCTCGCACTCGACGATCCCCTCGCCGATATCGGGCAGGATGAAATCATTCATGGCACACGTCACTCCCTGCAACTCATCACGTAAACACAAGCCGTCACCTGGACATGAGCGGTCTCGACATCATCGAGCCTCCGTCAGCAATTCCAGATCCGTGCTCAGTCATTCAGGCTCAGTCATTCGAGCTCAATCACTCGGGCTCAGTAATTCAGGCTCTGCTTGATGGCTTCGTATATCTTGAGCTCGTCCGGCAGATGCTCCTTCTCGAGCACCAGCGGGAACGGTGTGTCCAAACCGGTGACACGACGTATGGGCGCTTCCAGATACAGGAAGCAACGCTCTTGCACGGTTGCCGCTATCTCGCTGGCGAAACCTCCCGTCAGCGGTGCTTCATGACTGACCACCAGGCGACCCGTCTTGAGCACGGATTGGCATACGGTCTCGAAATCCCAGGGCAGAATGCTGCGCAGGTCGATCACCTCGCAGTCGATACCATCCTGTTCGGCCAATGCGGCCGCCTTCTCGATGACCTCCATCTGGGCTCCCCAGCCCAGAAGCGTGATGTCGCGGCCTTCACGGATGACCTCGGCGACGCCCAGCGGCAGCTCATAATCCGCTTCCGGCACCTCGCCCACGGAAGCGCGATAGAGACGCTTGGGTTCCATGAACAGCACGGGATTGGGGTCACGGATCGCCGCCAGCAGCAGGCCTTTCGCCTGATGGGGGTTGCGCGGAATCACGATCTTGAGCCCGGGGGTATGCGCAAAATAGGCTTCAGGTGACTGGGAGTGGTAGAGCCCGCCGGCAATGCCCCCGCCATAGGGGGTTCGAATGGTCAGCCCGCCGACATTGAAGAGATCCCCGGAGCGGTAACGGAACTTGGCCGCCTCGTTCACGATCTGGTCGAACGCCGGGAAGATGTAGTCGGCGAACTGGATCTCGGCGACCGGGGTCGAGCCCTGCGCCGCCAGTCCATTGGCGAAGCCGATGATGCCCTGTTCCGTCAAGGGCGTATTGAAGCAACGCTCACGGCCGTACTTGTCCTGCAGATGACTGGTGGCACGGAAGACACCGCCGAATACGCCGACGTCCTCACCGAACAGCACCACCTGTGGGTTGGCCGCCATCGCGATGTCCAGCGCGTTGTTGATGGCCTGCAGCATGTTCATCTGCTTCTTGCCTGAGCTCGCGCCGGCTGTCTCACCCGATGCGGGAGTGACGTCGAGACGGGCAGTGGTCGGGGTCGAATCGCTCATGCCGGCTGGCCTCCCTGCTGACGCTGCTGATGGGCCTTGCGGCTCTGCTCGATCTCATCGGCACTAAACCCCATGCTGCTGGCCCCCTTGGGATAGGCATGCGGGTATTTGCGGATATGCTGCTTGAGGTCTTCCATCTGCGCTTCCAGCAAAGGGGGCGGCGTGTCATAGACATCAGTGATCAGGCTCTCCAGCGGAGGCGGAGCCAGTTTCTCGGCGCGCTTCATCGACTCGAGCACCTCTCGGCGCAATTGATCGCCGGTAGCCTTCTCCTCCTCCTCGCTCCACCAGCCCTGGGCCTCAAGCCAGTGTCGCATGCGCAGGATGGGGTCCTTGTCGCGCCAGATGGCCTCTTCCTTCTTGCTGCGATAGCCCGAGGGGTCATCAGAGGAGGAATGCGCGGCCAGGCGATAGGTCATCGCCTCGATCAATACCGGCTGATTCGTCTCGACGGCGATCTTGCGCGCCGCCTGGGTGGCTTCGTAGACGGCAATCACATCGTTGCCATCCACGCGGATGCACTGCATGTGATAACCGAAGGCGCGCGGCGCGATGCCATCTGCGGCGAATTGCTCGCAGGACGGTGTGGAAATCGCGTAACCATTGTTGCGGCACAGGAAGATGCACGGCACACGATGTACCGATGCCATGTTGAGGGCCGCGTGGAAATCCCCTTCCGACGCGGCACCCTCTCCGAAGATGGTAATGGTGCATTGCCCCTTGCCCGCCAGCTTCTGACCATAGGCGTAGCCGGTCGCCTGAGGAATCTGGGTCGCCAGCGGCGATGAGATGGTCATGTAGTTCAGATCACGCGAGCCGTAGTGGATCGGCATCTGGCGTCCCTTGCCGTAGTCGCGTTCATTGCCGAACATCTGATTCATGAATTCGTCACAGCTGAACCCACGCCACGCCAATGCGCCCTGCTCGCGATACTGGGCCATGATCATGTCGTCATCCTGCAGCGCGGCCGCACTGCCGATCACCGTGGCTTCCTCACCCGTGCATTGCATATAGAAGCTCAGGCGCCCCTGACGCTGGGCAGCCAGCATGCGCTCATCCAATACCCGGATGAACAGCATGGTGTGATAGATCCTGAGCGCTTTCTCGCGCGTGAGACTGACCTCTTCCCCCCCTCATGCAGCGAGCCATCCTGGCGCAGACGCTGGAAGAGAGGGATGCAGAGCTCATCGCCGGTCATGAAGGCGATGCGATGCAGGACATTCGCGGTTTCAGGTGCCAGCTGCCGGGAAGTGGGAAGTGACGTCAACTCGGGATGTGCGGTCGGCTCAGAGCCCGAGGCCATCGTGTCAGCCTTCACTGCGTCCGAGGCTGAGGCCCTGGCTGCACTCGCAGACGATGTGGAGGCGGCCGCGGGGGCCTGTTCACGAGTGGCGGGCTCACTGGTGGAGCCATCGCCCTTGCAGGAGCCGGTGGTTCTTGTATGGGACATGCGCATCATCCTCTTTACCGATCAGGTGCCTGAGGCCCCCGCCCGCTCCTTTTGAGAGCGAGCAGGCAGATGGTCTGGCTGAGCCACCCCGGGAATGCAGAGAGAAGTGCTGCGAGAAGGACTCGCGATGCAATACGCTCTCCGGCAATCGCCGATGCGACGTGGTTTCCGTCATGCCTCGTTGCTGTCAGCGTAGTCGAGGTTGTCCAGCCAGCGCTAGAAAGTTGACGTTAACGTAAAAGATAAGTGATTGCAGTGAATAGTACTGCCTGAGTGCTACATCTTTGGTGGAACGATTCGCGGCATGAGCTTATGCAGGATTGGTATGGAAACGCAGAATCCTGCAATGGGACCGCAAAATTACGACTAAAGATGCAAGGGGACCACTCAGGTGGACTGGTAATCTTCACGCACTAAAATGGTGCCTCAACTTGCGACACCCCCTATCAAGCAGCGCTCGGGTTCTCCTGTGTGCAATGAGCGATCGAGATCGCGACCTCGAATAAGGACAACCACATGAGTGACACTTCACGTCCCAATCTCTGGCGCCGCCTGCCGCTATGGCAGAAGATCCTCGGTGGCCTGGCGCTGGGTATCCTTGCCGGCGCCCTCATGGGTGAGAACGCCAGTGTCTTCAAGCCGCTGGGCGATATCTTCATCAATGCCATCAAGATGCTGATCGTACCTCTGGTATTCAGCACCCTCGTCGTCGGTATCACCTCGATGCGTGACCCTCAGAAGATGGGGCGCATCGGTGGCAAGACCATCGCGCTTTACCTGCTGACCACGGCCTTCGCGATTGCCATCGGCATGCTGGCGTCTGCCATCTTCCAGCCGGGTGCCGGTTTCGAATTCAGCTTCGACAAGGCCATGGAAACCAAGGAAGCACCGTCTCTGGTGCAGATCCTGGTGGATCTGGTGCCCAGCAACCCCATTGATGCGCTTGCCAATGGCAACATCATGCAGATCATCGTCTTCGCCATCGGGATCGGCGTCTCGCTGATCATGATCGGCGACAAGGGCGAACCGGTCGTGCGTGTCTTCGACAGCTTCGCGGAAGTGATGTACAAGCTGACCGAGTTCGTGATGGCCTTCGCCCCGTTCGGGGTCTTCGGCCTGATGGCGCATGTCTCCGGCAACTACGGCATGGATGTGCTGCTGCCGCTGGCCAAGGTCATCGCCGTGGCGTATCTGGCGAGCATCGTGCATGTGCTGGTGGTCTACTCCGGCCTGTTGGCGACACTGGGCAAGCTGAACCCGATGCGCTACCTGCGTGGCATCGTCGATGCGCTGGTCGTGGCGTTCTCCTCGGCCTCAAGCTCCGGCACCCTGCCGATCTCGATTCGCTGTGCCCAGAAGAATCTGGGCGTCTCGGAAGGCGTATCTGGCTTCGTACTGCCGGTAGGCGCCACCATCAACATGGACGGTACCGCCATCTATCAGGGTGTCGTGGCGCTGTTCATCGCGCAGATGACCGGGATCGAGCTGTCGGTGATGGATTACGGCATGATCGTGCTGACCGGTACCCTGGCCTCCATCGGCACGGCGGGCGTTCCCGGTGCCGGGCTGATCATGCTCTCCATCGTGCTCAGCCAGGTGGGTCTGCCGCTGGAAGCGATCGCCGTGA is from Cobetia marina and encodes:
- a CDS encoding alpha-ketoacid dehydrogenase subunit beta; the protein is MNMLQAINNALDIAMAANPQVVLFGEDVGVFGGVFRATSHLQDKYGRERCFNTPLTEQGIIGFANGLAAQGSTPVAEIQFADYIFPAFDQIVNEAAKFRYRSGDLFNVGGLTIRTPYGGGIAGGLYHSQSPEAYFAHTPGLKIVIPRNPHQAKGLLLAAIRDPNPVLFMEPKRLYRASVGEVPEADYELPLGVAEVIREGRDITLLGWGAQMEVIEKAAALAEQDGIDCEVIDLRSILPWDFETVCQSVLKTGRLVVSHEAPLTGGFASEIAATVQERCFLYLEAPIRRVTGLDTPFPLVLEKEHLPDELKIYEAIKQSLNY
- a CDS encoding dicarboxylate/amino acid:cation symporter yields the protein MSDTSRPNLWRRLPLWQKILGGLALGILAGALMGENASVFKPLGDIFINAIKMLIVPLVFSTLVVGITSMRDPQKMGRIGGKTIALYLLTTAFAIAIGMLASAIFQPGAGFEFSFDKAMETKEAPSLVQILVDLVPSNPIDALANGNIMQIIVFAIGIGVSLIMIGDKGEPVVRVFDSFAEVMYKLTEFVMAFAPFGVFGLMAHVSGNYGMDVLLPLAKVIAVAYLASIVHVLVVYSGLLATLGKLNPMRYLRGIVDALVVAFSSASSSGTLPISIRCAQKNLGVSEGVSGFVLPVGATINMDGTAIYQGVVALFIAQMTGIELSVMDYGMIVLTGTLASIGTAGVPGAGLIMLSIVLSQVGLPLEAIAVIAGIDRILDMARTTVNVAGDLMVTTLVGKSEKELDLEIYNAPHKQ